The proteins below are encoded in one region of Helianthus annuus cultivar XRQ/B chromosome 2, HanXRQr2.0-SUNRISE, whole genome shotgun sequence:
- the LOC110897251 gene encoding uncharacterized protein LOC110897251 produces MEKLVLALIHASKRLRRYFANHVIHVLTNYNIGNILAKPEISGRLAKWAIELGGHNVVFRPRPSIKGQVLVDFMTEIPDDKDRECKAMEKAEKKQVEEPWLLYTDGASNEDGAGAGLRLVSPDKHEFTYAIRLDFKSTNNEAEYEAFLAGLRLAIKMGVRHIEAHVDSMLVAGQINGQYEAKGDVMALYLSQAKTLLQTFYSYKVHHINRSENKPADALSKLTSTSFQHLAKDVRIEVLSNPSVPLREVSIIQTGITSWMTPIIMYLQSGILPENKAEARKIQYKAEHYQMADGILYRKSYLGPLLRCVDAEDANYLIREVHEGICGIHAGPRMVVAKVMNVGYYWPRMHLDAVKELRKCSGCQRHAPKTMRPKNELVPVTTACPFQQWGIDMVGPFPEAPGAVKFIIVAVDYFTKWVEAKALASTTSTVVKRFIWEQIICRFGLPLRIITNNGTNFAADDLERWFNELNIKHTFSSVAHPQGNGQVEAVNKSIVDGIKARLGEKRRGCVDELPSILWAHRTMPKTSNEKPGKLAPKWEGPYVIEAVLGKGAYKLRTINDKEVPRTWNAQQLRKCYM; encoded by the exons ATGGAGAAATTAGTCCTCGCGCTGATTCACGCTTCAAAACGGCTGCGCAGGTACTTTGCCAACCACGTTATCCATGTGCTAACAAATTACAACATTGGCAACATTCTCGCAAAGCCAGAAATATCAGGACGACTAGCCAAATGGGCGATAGAACTGGGAGGTCACAATGTGGTTTTCAGACCACGACCATCAATCAAAGGCCAAGTCTTGGTAGACTTTATGACGGAGATTCCAGATGACAAAGATCGAGAATGTAAAGCAATGGAAAAAGCTGAGAAGAAGCAAGTAGAAGAGCCATGGTTGTTATACACAGACGGCGCGTCTAACGAAGACGGAGCAGGTGCAGGGCTTAGGCTGGTAAGCCCCGACAAACATGAATTCACATACGCCATACGCCTGGATTTTAAAAGCACGAACAACGAAGCCGAGTATGAAGCTTTCCTGGCTGGCTTAAGGTTGGCGATCAAAATGGGAGTCCGACACATCGAAGCGCATGTGGACTCCATGCTAGTAGCGGGGCAAATCAACGGCCAATACGAAGCCAAGGGGGATGTAATGGCACTCTATCTCAGCCAAGCAAAAACGTTGCTACAAACCTTCTACTCctacaaggtgcaccacataaacagaagcgagaacaagcCAGCAGACGCGCTGAGTAAACTCACATCAACAAGTTTTCAACACCTAGCAAAGGATGTGCGCATAGAAGTTTTAAGCAACCCATCCGTTCCACTCAGAGAAGTAAGCATCATCCAGACAGGGATAACTTCTTGGATGACCCCAATAATCATGTACCTTCAGTCTGGGATTCTCCCGGAAAACAAAGCAGAGGCAAGAAAAATCCAATACAAGGCCGAGCATTACCAGATGGCCGATGGAATTTTATACAGAAAGTCATACCTAGGCCCGTTGCTAAGATGCGTAGACGCCGAAGATGCAAACTACTTAATCCGGGAAGTTCATGAAGGAATTTGTGGTATTCATGCTGGGCCTCGAATGGTGGTGGCAAAAGTGATGAACGTCGGGTACTACTGGCCCAGGATGCATTTAGACGCTGTGAAAGAGTTGAGAAAGTGCAGTGGATGCCAGAGACATGCACCTAAGACCATGCGCCCCAAAAATGAACTAGTACCAGTCACAACCGCATGTCCCTTTcaacaatggggcatagacatggtaggTCCTTTCCCGGAAGCACCAGGGGCAgtcaagttcataatagtcgcaGTCGACTATTTTACCAAGTGGGTAGAGGCGAAGGCACTTGCATCAACCACGTCAACAGTCGTCAAGCgattcatatgggaacaaatcatatgtCGTTTTGGCCTACCTCTCAGAATCATCACCAACAACGGAACAAACTTCGCAGCAGACGacctcgaacgatggttcaaTGAATTGAACATCAAACACACCTTCTCTTCGGTTGcgcacccgcaagggaatggtcaagtAGAGGCAGTCAACAAAAGCATTGTTGATGGTATCAAGGCAAGGCTAGGCGAGAAAAGAAGAGGTTGTGTAGACGAACTGCCTAGCATATTGTGGGCCCATAGGACAATGCCAAAGACAAGCAACG AAAAGCCCGGAAAACTAGcccccaaatgggaaggcccgtatGTCATCGAGGCAGTACTCGGCAAAGGAGCTTACAAACTGCGCACCATCAACGACAAGGAGGTTCCACGAACATGGAACGCTCAACAGCTTAGGAAGTGCTATATGTAA